In a single window of the Delftia tsuruhatensis genome:
- a CDS encoding imelysin family protein has protein sequence MPRLLTFPRQLLSAAALVLLAAAPAQAQEVEAHMAIPFYNTAHAVQGLYGKWYAPQSKAALQSAQSLRQALQAHCAADAAGDAGTLKAARQAYVQSAVRWSALSAVALGPLVERRSARLVDFRPMRPALLKKAIQSAPAHLAAMERIGAPAKGYPALEHLLWTQPAAPQTPACAYAVLVAEEIAAELGLLEQGFAGLASQDWSEDGDATTEAMAEFINQWVGGLERLRWADMEKPLRSAGSAGSKPPAWEHLASGSTLEIWRAHWQGLRALAVSVDRKVPQPGTDIVPIESYLRGRGLNPLADRWLKAVDEADAGMRAMNEPTTQAVDAATRPLSRLKRLMEGEVAPALEVNIGFSDADGD, from the coding sequence ATGCCCCGCCTGCTCACATTCCCTCGCCAACTCCTGTCCGCCGCCGCCCTGGTGCTGCTGGCCGCCGCTCCTGCGCAGGCCCAGGAGGTGGAGGCCCACATGGCCATCCCCTTCTACAACACGGCCCATGCCGTCCAGGGCCTGTACGGCAAGTGGTATGCGCCCCAGTCCAAGGCGGCGCTGCAGTCCGCACAGTCATTGCGGCAGGCGCTGCAGGCGCACTGCGCGGCCGATGCCGCAGGCGACGCCGGGACGCTGAAGGCCGCGCGCCAGGCCTATGTGCAATCGGCCGTGCGCTGGAGCGCGCTGTCGGCCGTGGCCCTGGGGCCGCTGGTCGAGCGCCGTTCGGCGCGCCTGGTGGACTTCCGCCCCATGCGTCCGGCCCTGCTGAAGAAGGCCATACAGTCCGCCCCGGCCCATCTCGCGGCCATGGAGCGTATCGGCGCGCCCGCCAAGGGATACCCCGCGCTGGAACACCTGCTGTGGACCCAGCCCGCCGCGCCGCAGACGCCGGCATGCGCCTATGCCGTGCTGGTGGCCGAGGAGATCGCCGCCGAACTGGGCCTGCTGGAGCAGGGCTTCGCCGGGCTCGCCAGCCAGGACTGGTCCGAGGACGGCGATGCCACCACCGAGGCCATGGCCGAGTTCATCAACCAGTGGGTGGGCGGGCTGGAGCGGCTGCGCTGGGCGGACATGGAAAAGCCTTTGCGTAGTGCAGGCAGTGCGGGCAGCAAGCCGCCCGCCTGGGAACACCTGGCCAGCGGCAGCACGCTGGAGATCTGGCGCGCGCACTGGCAGGGCCTGCGCGCGCTGGCCGTGAGCGTGGACCGCAAGGTTCCCCAGCCCGGTACGGACATCGTGCCCATCGAGTCCTACCTGCGTGGCCGGGGCCTCAATCCACTGGCCGATCGCTGGCTCAAGGCCGTCGACGAAGCCGATGCCGGCATGCGCGCGATGAACGAGCCGACGACCCAGGCCGTCGATGCGGCGACCAGGCCGCTGTCGCGCCTCAAGCGGCTCATGGAGGGCGAAGTCGCGCCCGCGCTCGAAGTCAACATAGGGTTCTCGGATGCCGATGGAGATTGA
- a CDS encoding DUF1513 domain-containing protein, whose amino-acid sequence MPMEIEPTLNRRQWLHGMGLLAAMPLSAARAAGTAAGSLAAAWMQGEQMRVGIVQPAAQANGPLQVLQSLDVPTRAHGMAALRDGSVVFASRRPGDWLVRLRPGQPADAAQWLWIEPDRVFNGHVIESADGRHLYTTETDLEDAQGLIGVRDAATLEKIAEWRTGGMDPHQLLLDGDGTLMVANGGIPTQSETGRRKLQLDHMDSSIARLLPAEGGARAGLWKLDDSRLSLRHLAWGPEVGHAPGRRWLGIALQAEHRDAQARASAPVLALFDGERLHAVPLPQGRGPLAGYGGDIGCDGELFAVSCPRVNTVTWWQVPEGREARGRWLRGDAMQGVYCVANTSVSLDAGGRPLPAESALWMGGTRQAQLRQRGQVLRTAGAQDMALDNHWIPLRR is encoded by the coding sequence ATGCCGATGGAGATTGAGCCGACGCTGAACCGCCGCCAGTGGTTGCACGGCATGGGGCTGCTGGCCGCCATGCCCCTGTCCGCCGCACGGGCGGCCGGGACCGCTGCCGGATCGCTGGCCGCTGCCTGGATGCAGGGCGAGCAGATGCGCGTGGGCATCGTGCAGCCCGCCGCCCAGGCGAATGGCCCGTTGCAGGTGCTGCAGTCGCTGGACGTGCCCACCCGCGCCCACGGCATGGCCGCGCTGCGCGACGGCTCCGTGGTCTTCGCGAGCCGCCGCCCCGGCGACTGGCTGGTGCGCCTGCGCCCCGGCCAGCCGGCCGACGCGGCGCAATGGCTGTGGATAGAGCCCGACCGTGTCTTCAACGGCCATGTGATCGAAAGCGCCGATGGCCGGCATCTCTACACCACCGAAACCGACCTGGAGGACGCCCAGGGCCTGATCGGCGTGCGCGATGCCGCGACCCTGGAGAAGATCGCCGAATGGCGCACGGGCGGCATGGACCCGCACCAGCTGCTGCTGGACGGCGACGGCACGCTCATGGTGGCCAACGGCGGCATTCCCACGCAGTCCGAGACCGGCCGGCGCAAGCTGCAGCTGGACCACATGGACTCCTCCATCGCCCGGCTGCTGCCCGCCGAAGGTGGTGCCCGTGCAGGCCTGTGGAAGCTGGACGACAGCCGCCTGAGCCTGCGCCACCTGGCCTGGGGGCCCGAGGTCGGCCATGCGCCCGGCCGCCGCTGGCTGGGCATTGCGCTGCAGGCCGAGCACCGCGATGCGCAGGCCCGTGCCTCGGCCCCCGTGCTGGCGCTGTTCGACGGCGAGCGCCTGCATGCCGTGCCACTGCCTCAGGGCCGTGGGCCCCTGGCCGGCTACGGCGGCGACATCGGCTGCGATGGAGAGCTGTTCGCCGTCAGCTGTCCGCGCGTGAACACCGTCACCTGGTGGCAGGTGCCCGAAGGCCGCGAGGCCCGTGGCCGCTGGCTGCGCGGCGACGCCATGCAGGGGGTGTACTGCGTTGCCAACACCAGTGTGTCGCTGGATGCCGGGGGGCGACCGCTGCCCGCCGAGTCCGCGCTGTGGATGGGTGGCACGCGCCAGGCCCAGCTGCGCCAGCGCGGCCAGGTGCTGCGCACGGCCGGCGCACAGGACATGGCCCTGGACAACCACTGGATACCGCTGCGGCGCTGA
- a CDS encoding enoyl-CoA hydratase, giving the protein MAYEMIEIRVEADKVGIITLNRPKQLNALNDQLMNELGQALQAFDADESIGCMVITGSEKAFAAGADIGAMAKYSFADAYKGDYITRNWETIRAIRKPVIAAVSGFALGGGCELAMMCDFIIAADNAKFGQPEIKLGVIPGAGGTQRLPRAVGKSKAMDMALTARMMDATEAERAGLVSRVVPLDKLMDEALGAAIIISGFSQIAVMAAKESVNRAFEGSLADGVMFERRLFHALFATQDQKEGMDAFVNKRPAAFKNL; this is encoded by the coding sequence TTGGCCTACGAAATGATCGAAATCCGCGTGGAAGCCGACAAGGTCGGCATCATCACGCTCAACCGCCCCAAGCAGCTCAACGCGCTCAATGACCAGCTCATGAACGAGCTGGGCCAGGCCCTGCAGGCCTTCGACGCCGACGAGTCCATCGGCTGCATGGTCATCACCGGCAGCGAAAAGGCCTTCGCGGCCGGTGCCGACATCGGCGCCATGGCCAAATACAGCTTCGCCGACGCCTACAAGGGCGACTACATCACGCGCAACTGGGAAACCATCCGCGCCATCCGCAAGCCCGTGATCGCGGCCGTCAGCGGCTTCGCGCTGGGCGGCGGCTGCGAGCTGGCCATGATGTGCGACTTCATCATCGCGGCCGACAACGCGAAGTTCGGCCAGCCCGAGATCAAGCTCGGCGTCATCCCCGGCGCGGGTGGCACGCAGCGCCTGCCGCGCGCCGTGGGCAAGTCCAAGGCCATGGACATGGCCCTCACGGCCCGCATGATGGATGCCACCGAAGCCGAGCGCGCCGGCCTGGTCAGCCGCGTCGTGCCCCTGGACAAGCTCATGGACGAGGCCCTGGGCGCCGCCATCATCATCAGCGGCTTCTCGCAGATCGCCGTCATGGCCGCCAAGGAATCGGTGAACCGTGCCTTCGAGGGCTCGCTGGCCGATGGCGTCATGTTCGAGCGCCGCCTGTTCCACGCCCTGTTCGCCACCCAGGACCAGAAGGAAGGCATGGATGCCTTCGTGAACAAGCGCCCGGCCGCCTTCAAGAACCTCTGA
- a CDS encoding M61 family metallopeptidase, whose protein sequence is MTSSLPTAAAGIHYRIQALDVDAHLFAVQLHIARPAQGQALSLPVWIPGSYLVREFSKNLQDLAAEQDGRPVALAQQGKNLWHADCAADKPLVLSYQFCAYDSSVRTAWLDRRRGFFNGTSLCLRVQGQEDTPHTLELAPSDATAAWQIATGLEAADTDERGWGLYRAAHYDELVDCPVEMGSFWRGDFVAAGVPHSFVVAGAAPSFDGARLIADARRICETVLAFWHGEGEQATPAPMRRYVFMLNVLDDGYGGLEHRNSTALICGRRDLPRVGERKAAEGYTTLLGLISHEYFHTWNVKRLRPAEFARYDYGQENYTELLWFFEGFTSYYDDLLLRRAGLIDDGQYLKLIARTINQVLQTPGRRLQSVAQASFDAWVKYYRQDENTPNQTVSYYTKGSLVALALDLLLRREGRTTLDDVMRALWQRCDAGPMREADVLAVLQQLGGRSFAPEIAQWVHGTDDLPLAELLAAHGVQARAEPAQTAQRLGLRVQESQGLTVKTVLRGSPAERAGFMAGDEWLAIEMPAGAAQAQPARWRITRLDDLALYAGTALDIIAWVSRDRQIMALTLPWASGLLSEAAALVDKTDNGDAKTASSAALPPSAPSNFGLEIGDEKAAARWLAADAGSAPAPAAP, encoded by the coding sequence ATGACCTCATCCCTCCCCACCGCCGCCGCAGGCATCCACTACCGCATACAGGCGCTGGATGTGGACGCGCACCTGTTCGCGGTGCAGCTGCACATCGCCCGTCCGGCCCAGGGCCAGGCCCTGTCCCTGCCGGTCTGGATCCCGGGCAGCTACCTGGTCAGGGAGTTTTCCAAGAACCTCCAGGACCTGGCAGCCGAGCAGGACGGCCGCCCCGTCGCGCTCGCCCAGCAGGGCAAGAACCTCTGGCATGCGGACTGTGCCGCCGACAAGCCGCTGGTGCTCAGCTACCAGTTCTGCGCCTATGACAGCTCGGTGCGCACAGCCTGGCTGGACCGCCGGCGCGGCTTTTTCAACGGCACCAGCCTGTGCCTGCGCGTGCAGGGCCAGGAGGACACCCCGCACACGCTGGAGCTGGCCCCCTCCGACGCCACGGCCGCCTGGCAGATCGCGACCGGCCTGGAGGCCGCGGACACCGACGAGCGCGGCTGGGGCCTGTACCGCGCCGCGCACTACGACGAGCTGGTGGACTGCCCCGTGGAAATGGGCAGCTTCTGGCGCGGCGACTTCGTGGCCGCGGGCGTGCCGCACAGCTTCGTCGTCGCGGGCGCCGCGCCCAGCTTCGACGGCGCGCGCCTGATCGCCGACGCACGCAGGATCTGCGAGACCGTGCTGGCCTTCTGGCATGGCGAGGGCGAGCAGGCCACGCCCGCCCCCATGCGGCGCTACGTGTTCATGCTCAACGTGCTGGACGACGGCTACGGCGGCCTGGAGCACCGCAACTCCACGGCCCTGATCTGCGGCCGGCGGGACCTGCCGCGCGTGGGCGAACGCAAGGCGGCCGAGGGCTACACCACCTTGCTGGGCCTGATCAGCCACGAATATTTCCACACCTGGAACGTCAAGCGCCTGCGCCCGGCCGAGTTCGCGCGCTACGACTACGGGCAGGAGAACTACACCGAGCTGCTGTGGTTCTTCGAGGGCTTCACCAGCTACTACGACGATCTGCTGCTGCGCCGCGCGGGGCTGATCGACGATGGCCAGTACCTCAAGCTCATCGCGCGCACCATCAACCAGGTGCTGCAGACGCCGGGCCGGCGCCTGCAATCCGTGGCCCAGGCCAGCTTCGACGCCTGGGTCAAGTACTACCGCCAGGACGAGAACACGCCCAACCAGACCGTCAGCTACTACACCAAGGGCAGCCTGGTCGCGCTGGCCCTGGACCTGCTGCTGCGCCGCGAAGGCCGCACCACGCTGGACGATGTGATGCGCGCGCTGTGGCAGCGCTGCGATGCGGGCCCCATGCGCGAGGCCGATGTGCTGGCCGTTCTGCAGCAGTTGGGCGGGCGCAGCTTCGCTCCCGAGATCGCGCAATGGGTGCACGGCACCGACGACCTGCCGCTGGCCGAGCTGCTGGCCGCCCACGGCGTGCAGGCCAGGGCCGAGCCCGCGCAGACCGCCCAGCGCCTGGGACTGCGCGTGCAGGAAAGCCAGGGCCTCACCGTCAAGACCGTGCTGCGCGGCAGCCCGGCCGAACGCGCGGGCTTCATGGCGGGCGACGAATGGCTGGCCATCGAGATGCCTGCCGGCGCCGCCCAGGCCCAGCCCGCGCGCTGGCGCATCACCCGGCTCGACGACCTGGCGCTGTATGCGGGCACGGCGCTGGACATCATCGCCTGGGTGTCCCGGGATCGCCAGATCATGGCCCTCACCCTGCCCTGGGCCTCGGGCCTGCTCTCCGAGGCGGCCGCCCTGGTCGACAAAACGGACAACGGCGATGCAAAAACTGCCAGTTCCGCAGCGTTGCCGCCGTCGGCACCCAGCAACTTCGGGCTGGAAATCGGGGACGAGAAGGCCGCTGCACGCTGGCTGGCCGCCGATGCGGGCAGCGCGCCGGCCCCTGCCGCGCCGTGA
- a CDS encoding di-heme oxidoredictase family protein: MNISPLLLAAATLGLMACSAQRQDAAAPAPESGPSPAPSTASRPAPPPELLFAAPAEPLQPGGLTTVHATGRNAFSLPAANLDDAERTRFVIGNSFFKRNWVQAPASTTARDGLGPHFLARSCGGCHVQDGRAQPPDFHNPLKPQPFAGLLMRLSIPGEGPHGSPLPDPVYGDQFNTQGVLGVQGEGEVRIRYEQVQGTFADGTSYTLEKPVYEFKGLNYGPMAANVMVSPRIAPQVIGLGLLEHIPESEILANAAAQAALGGSIKGQPNYVWDAYGERMMLGRFGWKANVASLAHQTASAFLGDIGITSKRFPQQTCTPAQKDCLAAPHGKGAEGVEIEDRVLDDVIFYQATLAPPARRNPDDATVRRGEALFHAAQCAQCHRPSYKTAGALFPGLSPALSSKALSGQTITPYTDLLLHDMGEALADGRPDFRATGRQWRTPPLWGIGLLPDVNNHQRLLHDGRARGVLEAILWHGGEAEPSREKVRQFSAQDREALVKFVESL; the protein is encoded by the coding sequence CTGCTCGGCCCAGCGCCAGGATGCGGCTGCGCCTGCACCTGAATCCGGGCCTTCACCGGCGCCCTCCACGGCTTCCAGGCCAGCACCTCCACCCGAGCTGCTGTTCGCCGCGCCCGCCGAGCCGCTGCAGCCCGGCGGCCTGACCACGGTCCACGCCACGGGTCGCAATGCCTTCTCGCTGCCGGCTGCCAATCTCGACGATGCCGAGCGCACGCGCTTCGTCATCGGCAACTCCTTTTTCAAGCGCAACTGGGTGCAGGCGCCGGCGTCGACCACGGCGCGCGACGGACTGGGGCCGCATTTCCTTGCGCGCTCCTGCGGCGGCTGCCATGTGCAGGACGGCCGCGCCCAGCCGCCCGATTTCCACAACCCGCTCAAGCCCCAGCCCTTCGCGGGCCTGCTCATGCGCCTGTCGATTCCGGGCGAGGGCCCGCATGGCAGCCCGCTGCCCGATCCCGTCTATGGCGACCAGTTCAACACCCAGGGCGTGCTCGGCGTCCAGGGCGAGGGCGAGGTGCGCATACGCTACGAGCAGGTGCAGGGGACATTTGCCGACGGCACGTCCTACACGCTGGAAAAGCCCGTCTACGAATTCAAGGGCCTGAACTATGGGCCCATGGCCGCCAACGTGATGGTCAGCCCGCGCATTGCGCCGCAGGTCATCGGCCTGGGGCTGCTGGAGCACATCCCCGAATCCGAGATCCTGGCCAATGCCGCGGCCCAGGCCGCCCTGGGCGGCTCCATCAAGGGCCAGCCCAACTATGTCTGGGATGCCTATGGCGAGCGCATGATGCTGGGCCGCTTCGGCTGGAAGGCCAACGTCGCCTCGCTGGCCCACCAGACCGCCTCGGCCTTCCTGGGCGACATCGGCATCACCTCGAAGCGCTTTCCCCAGCAGACCTGCACGCCCGCGCAGAAGGACTGCCTGGCCGCCCCGCATGGCAAGGGCGCCGAGGGTGTGGAGATCGAGGACCGCGTGCTCGACGACGTGATCTTCTACCAGGCCACGCTGGCGCCACCGGCACGGCGCAATCCGGATGACGCCACCGTGCGCCGTGGCGAGGCGCTGTTCCATGCCGCCCAGTGCGCGCAGTGCCACCGTCCCAGCTACAAGACGGCCGGCGCGCTGTTCCCCGGGCTGTCGCCGGCCCTCAGCAGCAAGGCGCTGTCGGGCCAGACCATCACGCCCTATACCGACCTGCTGCTGCACGACATGGGTGAGGCGCTGGCCGACGGCCGCCCCGATTTCCGCGCCACGGGCCGCCAGTGGCGCACGCCGCCGCTGTGGGGTATCGGCCTGCTGCCCGACGTGAACAACCACCAGCGCCTGCTGCATGACGGCCGTGCGCGCGGTGTGCTCGAAGCCATCCTGTGGCATGGCGGCGAGGCCGAACCGTCGCGCGAGAAGGTGCGCCAGTTCAGTGCCCAGGACCGTGAAGCCCTGGTCAAGTTTGTGGAGTCCCTCTGA